Genomic segment of Sporocytophaga myxococcoides:
ATCAATAGCTATATAGAAAGCGCCTACAAATGCATTGGTGGAGGGGCTCAGATTGCAACTATATTGACGAAATCAATAAAAGAAATGGGTGGTGAAATCAGGAATTATTCGGAAGTAACTAAATTCTGTTTCAAGGGTGATGAGATTGAATCAGTGGAGTTGTCAAACGGGGAGAGGGTAGAAGGAAAACGATTCATTTCAAATATCCATCCAAGTAATACACTTGATATGGTTGAGCCTGGAAAGATCAGAAAGGCATACTCAACAAGGATTCATAGTCTTGAAAATACAAGTTCTGTTTTTATTCTTAATATAGTCTTAAAACCAAAAACGATTAAATACAGGAACTGCAACATCTATCATTATAAAAATCCTGATGTGTGGAACACTCTGAACTATAATGAAGAAAACTGGCCACTCGGTTACGCATTGTTTTTTCCTGTAAGCAGACAGGACGAGGAATATGCCGAAAGCCTCACAATAATGGCTTACATGAAATATGAAGATGTTGCTCCCTGGGAATTTTCTTTCCATACCATACCTCACCACAGAACGAACAGAGGAGAAGGATATGAGGAATTTAAAATCAGGAAGGCTGAAAAGCTGATTAATGAATTGGAAAAAAGAATTCCAGGACTAAGAGGCAAAATCAAATCATACAATACTTCTACTCCTTTAACCTATAGAGATTACATAGGAACCAAAGATGGAAGCATGTATGGAGTAATGAAAGATTATAGTGATCCTATCAAAACATTTATACCGACTCGTACCAAAGTGCCAAATCTTTTCTTCACCGGGCAGAATATAAGCCTGCATGGTGTATTAGGAGTTACCATCAGTTCAGTTACTACCTGTTCTGAATTTTTTGGTATGGAATATCTGATTAATAAAATCAGTAAGGCTTAATTCAGTCATTGGCTTAGCTACAGGAGTGTTTACATTTGCTTTCTCTTGGGTAATAAAAAAACTGCAATGTGGATTTTTTTCCATTGAGTAATTATTCCTGTTTCTTTTTGCTTTCAGATAGCAACAAGTTTTATTGTCTGCGGGCAATCCGTGAAGGATCTGATCATAGAAATGTTTAACTGAGGGTGTAAGGTTCATCAGCTCT
This window contains:
- a CDS encoding phytoene desaturase family protein; protein product: MPQFDYVIIGSGLGGLLCAYTLTKEGNSVCILEKNRQIGGNLQIFVRDKAIFDTGIHYIGGLDEGQNLNQYFRYFGLMDKLKLKKLDEDCFDVVSFDHDENEYPYAMGYERFSEKLIEQFPSEKEAIQKYCTKLREISNFSPLYNLRYSEQSFFNTEYLSVNAKEYIESITSNEILQNVLAGTNPLYAGIGEKTPLYVHGLIINSYIESAYKCIGGGAQIATILTKSIKEMGGEIRNYSEVTKFCFKGDEIESVELSNGERVEGKRFISNIHPSNTLDMVEPGKIRKAYSTRIHSLENTSSVFILNIVLKPKTIKYRNCNIYHYKNPDVWNTLNYNEENWPLGYALFFPVSRQDEEYAESLTIMAYMKYEDVAPWEFSFHTIPHHRTNRGEGYEEFKIRKAEKLINELEKRIPGLRGKIKSYNTSTPLTYRDYIGTKDGSMYGVMKDYSDPIKTFIPTRTKVPNLFFTGQNISLHGVLGVTISSVTTCSEFFGMEYLINKISKA